The following coding sequences are from one Lolium rigidum isolate FL_2022 chromosome 6, APGP_CSIRO_Lrig_0.1, whole genome shotgun sequence window:
- the LOC124666432 gene encoding putative L-cysteine desulfhydrase 1 codes for MSSIPPDEPAENGHRNGNGPSPPPAKRPRSALISAAEIRDEFAHHDPAVARVNNGSFGSCPASVLHEQARWQRLFLAQPDDFYFHGLQPGLRRSRAAVAALVNAGDVSEISLVDNATTAAAIVLQHAAWSFAEGRFARGDAVLMLHYAYGAVKKSIQAYAARAGAAVVEVPLPFPVASPDAIVAEFRAALAVAKAGGRRVRLAVIDHITSMPSVVIPVKELVAICRQEGVDKVFVDAAHSIGQVPVDVRDIGADFYTSNLHKWFFCPPAVAFLHTRKGGPVASQLHHPVVSHEYGNGLPMESGWIGTRDYSAQIVVPEAVNFVNRFEGGIEGIRNRNHDKVIEMGNMLAEAWGTSLGSPPEMCGSMVMVGMPNCLGIESDDDAIRVRTMLRKDFKVEVPIYYNTRRLEEQETATDNNGDSVTGYVRISHQIYNVKEDYERLRDAVNKLVADGFTSSKLRPSEKQETLA; via the exons ATGTCGTCGATCCCGCCCGACGAGCCTGCCGAGAACGGCCACCGCAACGGCAACGGGCCGTCCCCTCCCCCCGCCAAGCGCCCGCGCTCGGCGCTGATCTCGGCCGCCGAGATCCGCGACGAGTTCGCGCACCACGACCCCGCCGTCGCCCGCGTCAACAACGGCAGCTTCGGCTCCTGCCCGGCCTCCGTGCTCCACGAGCAGGCCCGCTGGCAGCGCCTCTTCCTCGCGCAGCCCGACGACTTCTACTTCCACGGCCTCCAGCCGGGCCTCCGCCGctcccgcgccgccgtcgccgccctcgtcaACGCCGGGGACGTCTCCGAGATCTCCCTCGTCGACAACGCCACCACCGCCGCGGCCATCGTGCTGCAGCACGCCGCCTGGAGCTTCGCCGAGGGCCGCTTCGCGCGCGGCGACGCCGTGCTCATGCTCCACTACGCCTACGGCGCCGTCAAGAAGTCCATCCAGGCCTACGCCGCCCGCGCGGGGGCCGCCGTCGTCGAGGTGCCCCTCCCGTTCCCTGTCGCTTCGCCCGACGCCATCGTCGCCGAGTTCCGTGCCGCGCTCGCCGTCGCCAAGGCTGGCGGTCGCAGGGTCCGGCTCGCGGTCATTGACCACATCACTTCCATGCCCAGTGTTGTCATCCCGGTCAAGGAACTCGTCGCCATCTGCCGCCAAGAGGGCGTGGACAAGGTGTTTGTCGATGCTGCGCACTCCATCGGGCAAGTCCCGGTCGATGTGCGCGACATTGGGGCCGATTTCTACACTAGCAACCTCCACAAGTGGTTCTTTTGCCCCCCGGCCGTGGCCTTCTTGCACACCCGCAAGGGTGGCCCTGTAGCCTCTCAGCTCCACCACCCTGTGGTGTCACACGAGTACGGCAATGGGCTGCCTATGGAGAGCGGATGGATCGGGACACGGGATTACAGCGCCCAGATTGTTGTTCCTGAAGCTGTCAACTTTGTCAACCGGTTTGAAGGTGGGATCGAGGGGATACGCAACCGGAACCACGACAAGGTGATTGAGATGGGCAACATGCTCGCCGAGGCATGGGGGACGTCTCTTGGTTCGCCGCCAGAAATGTGCGGAAGCATGGTTATGGTAGGGATGCCTAACTGTCTTGGCATTGAGAGCGATGATGATGCAATTAGAGTGCGCACCATGTTGAGGAAGGATTTCAAGGTGGAAGTGCCAATATACTACAATACCAGAAGGCTTGAGGAGCAAGAGACGGCAACAGATAATAATGGTGATTCAGTCACTGGGTATGTAAGGATCTCGCACCAGATTTACAATGTCAAGGAGGACTATGAGAGGCTGAGAGATGCTGTCAATAAGCTTGTTGCTGACGGATTCACCAGCAGTAAATTGCGGCCTTCTGAGAAG CAAGAAACTCTGGCGTGA